The segment CGGCAAATACTGGGTCATGACCACGGTGGTAGCCGATGCCCAAGTGGTGAAACTCTTCAAGTCCACGGACTTGCTGCACTGGAACTTCCTCAGCGACTTCTCGGGGGTAGGCGCCCAGGGCGGCCTCTGGGAAGTTCCCGAGCTGCTCCAGATGGACGTCGACGGCGGCAGCGGGCTGAAGAAGTGGGTCATGATCGTGAGCATCAACCCCGGAGGCATCGCGGGAGGCTCCGGCATGCAGTACTTCGTGGGCGATTTCGACGGCACCCGGTTCACGGCGGAAAACGCAGCGAAACCAGGTGACCCGCTGACAGAGTCACAGTGGCTGGATCATGGAGCGGACTTCTACGCGGCCAACACCATCACCGCGGCTCCCGGCGGAAAGCCGGTACTGCTCGGCTGGATGGGGAATTGGGACTATGCGCAGTCCGTACCGAGCACCCCGTGGCGCGGATCCATGGCCATCCCCCGCCAACTCACCCTCGCAGCTACGGGAAGCCGCTTCGAACTCCATTCCACCATCGCCCAAGCTGCCGCGGATGCGCTCACGAACACCAAGACCAGTGAGGTACATAGCAAAAACCTCACCGTCACTGACTCCACGGAGTCCCTCGACAGCGACTTTGGGTCCCGAACCCAGCTGATCGACGCCGAAATGGACGTTGCGGGCTCGGCGGACGCCGGATTGGTACTGCGGGGTTCGACAGACGGGAAGGCAGGCCTCCGCATCTCGTACAACCGCGCAACCCAGACTCTCAAAGTGGACCGCTCGGCGGCCGGAACCTCCAACTTCTCGCCGAAATTCAGCCCCTACCACCAAGCTTCCGTGCCCATGAAGGACGGCAAGGTCCGCCTTCGCATCCTCCTCGATTCCTCGTCCGTTGAGGTGTTCACGCAAGACGGATCGGTGGTCATTTCGGACATCTTCTTCCCGCAGTGGGGCAACACGGGTGCGGCCGCCTTCAGCGCGGGAGGCACCGGGAGCTTCGTACTCACGAGCACGCGGATGCAACCCTGACGCCCGGGAA is part of the Arthrobacter ramosus genome and harbors:
- a CDS encoding glycoside hydrolase family 32 protein codes for the protein MLHFPQRPLRPARKAVLAVVAVVLAMFASSCTPTPDASPSAANQPSASGTAVGIAAPAPSESDPWRPAAHLTASQNWINDPNGLVYENGTYHAFYQHNPHGNFWGDMSWGHSTSTDLVHWTQQPVAMEGSASEEIFSGAIVPDTKNASGLGTAENPPLVALYTSSYGDGGALPKGSQAQSVAYSLDHGASWTKYKGNPVLSLKPASNNFRDPKITWYEPGKYWVMTTVVADAQVVKLFKSTDLLHWNFLSDFSGVGAQGGLWEVPELLQMDVDGGSGLKKWVMIVSINPGGIAGGSGMQYFVGDFDGTRFTAENAAKPGDPLTESQWLDHGADFYAANTITAAPGGKPVLLGWMGNWDYAQSVPSTPWRGSMAIPRQLTLAATGSRFELHSTIAQAAADALTNTKTSEVHSKNLTVTDSTESLDSDFGSRTQLIDAEMDVAGSADAGLVLRGSTDGKAGLRISYNRATQTLKVDRSAAGTSNFSPKFSPYHQASVPMKDGKVRLRILLDSSSVEVFTQDGSVVISDIFFPQWGNTGAAAFSAGGTGSFVLTSTRMQP